One Perca flavescens isolate YP-PL-M2 chromosome 5, PFLA_1.0, whole genome shotgun sequence genomic window, gagcaaaaaatatatatatatcccaccCCACCCAATGCTACACAGAGGGTTTCCAACCCTCCCATTGATCAATCGATCAATCAAtcgatcaatcaatcaatcaatcaatcatggAAGAAGACTTCACAATAGCAGGCACATGAACGGGCTGAACACCCTAGCTCACGCCCTAAATACAGATCATTATAAATTCAACTATTCTTCCTCACCTTTGTCAACCAAACACCAGCTTGGACAAAACAGGGGTGAGGCCACACCTAAACACTGATTTGGGGGTCAGTTTTGTAATTTCTCCACATATATGACATGAATTGGAAGTGTTGGGGAGGCAGAACCCTCATCAGCCATCAAAGAAAATGGACTAAAATCACATGTTGCGGAGCTGAATGGCCTGTGTGACCGGGGACAGGCACACAGGACAAACAGCACCTGGACCCTGGCATATATGGGTGGCACAATCTAGACAGAAGAGGTTATGGCCGCAGGGAACCAAGGCAGCGATCACCTGGTTATCCATACAGTGGATGCAGATCTCCTGTCCTCTCCCTGCTGATCCGAGCCCCGGCCGATAGGAGAGGGAGGATTCAggtggggaggaagaggaggcggTGCTTTCACTAGAAGAGGAGAAGGCCGAGCTGTAAGAGGGAAACCTGTGGGCATCGAGGGTCCCAGCCGAGCCAAAAGGCCCTCGGTGAACTCGCTGGGCCTGAGGGTGCTCCAAGGCTTCTGTCCCAGAGAAGGTTGGAGAGAGTCGGGGCGTCCCAGGCTGACTGGTCTGAAGACATTGATGACAACAGTCATTAGATGACAACAGTCATTAGATGACATTAACATACTGTATTGCATCTTCAAAATTCCTGTTCAGGattcaaaacaaatgttttctaAATTTCTTATTCAACATAATGCATCACTGATGTAATTTCTGGGCCGTCAGTGTCACGGCACAGACTTTGTCCTTGTTCTTTTCAGGAAAGGGGCAAAAGGTTATCAGAAGATACAAATGGTAACTGCCACAAGCCAAACATCTTGGTTAAAATTTAATTTTGTGGAGCACTTCCAGCTGCCCAGTCTGTGCATGCGTCCAGGTCAGGGTTTACATTACTGTGACTCAATGAAAGAAGCTAGCTCCCAAGATTTATGTATAGCAGCACAGACTGGTGTGTCACCATCAATTTTAAAAAgggccttatttttttttttatatcaataaTCAAAATTGTAAACTGTGacttaaaaggtgcagtaggtaggattgggaagatccaggacttagccaaagaatttgaacatcaacaacttctcagtccctccccccccctttctgctagaGGCCAAACGGTCTCCTactccctccccccacaaggtaAAATGAGGTCCCATTGGAACTACAACTTGCGTCGGGTAGTgcgagttgtagttccaatgagacaagcTGTAaggctaaaagttacatagcgttgctttaaaataaataaaacattgctTGTGCATGAGAAAAGCAATTGGTATATCCAGAACTGTAATAGTAGTCCCCATTTTGATATTTACATACCAAAAACCCAATGCACATTGTCTAcaataaaaaagatttaaaaaaaaaaggcaaaagctCATACTTAAAATTTTTGTAAACTGTGGGATCATGGCCCTAAGGAGGCCACAAACTGTATGCTCCTGTTGAACTTCACCTACCTGAGACTGACAAGCATCAAAGGCCTGGGTGGGTTGGTGATCCACAAAGGGGTTCCAGATTTGTGGCTGTGCAGAAGGGTGTGAGGCTTGGGCAGTGGAGATGGTTAATGGGTCAAATCCTGAGGTAGAGCCTCCACCTCCAAGGCTGACCAGCTCCTCAGACCCCACAGGAACAAGGCTATCGCCAAACCAGAAACTTGTATTGCTGCCattactgttgttgttgttagcaTTGGCATTAAACTGACAAGTCGGGCTTAAATCTGCCACCCGGTTCCCATTACCGCCGCCGTGGACAGAATCAGCTGAGCTAGAGCCGCTGCCCAGGGAACTGGAGCTGTCATTGCGGTAGGTGGAAGACATCCTGACACCACTGTTAATATTGCTATTGATTCGCTGAGTACCGTTGATGCTCATTGGCAGCAAGCCACCACTCTGTGATGATGCACCTGCATGAAGCCACCCGGCCTCACCCAACCCAGCTGTTGTGGCAGAATTCTCAAAGCTGACGTCTGTCCCATTGAACTGAAAGTCATTGTTGTCTACACCAGGAGCCTCAATGCTTCCGCAGGTTCCTGTGCGGAGGGCGATGTGCGCCTCTATCTCATCCCTTGCCCGGTCCACGTTCTCAGGCATCCCGGTGACCTCGAACACAGGCTCTTTGTCCCGACTCGGCGTCACAATGTAGGTGTGGGTCTGTTGCTGAATACGTTTGATGGTTGCCCCTGAAAGATATGACGAGACCAAGACCCTTACACTTAAGACTTGTCAagggttaaaaatgtattaaattaaatttaaaaactgtTCTGATCACATGGCACCATGAATGTCAAGAGTGCACCATTCAAATTTAGTTTGACAAATTATGTGTAACCAtaatggcacaaaaaaaaaaaaaaaaagaatagctcCATGTCATGCTGAATACATTAGCTAGAGAACAGATCTGTGTTCATTGTCACGTTTTGACTACAGCTTGACCTGAGCATTTCAAGTCAAGAGTAATACTAAAGACTGCAGTCACATTAACACCATTATATATTTTCAGTAATCTTGAAATTTGAAATTGGAATAAACCCAGCTGTGCAATAATTTTAGCACTTCAGGCTGTCCTGGTGATTCAGCTGACTAAAGTGCATACCTAAAGCCTATACCAGCTAACACAACGCTGACTTTCAGTCTTGTATAGAAACATTTgtcaatattacatattttgaAAAAGACTGGATAACCAGAGAGTACATTCACAAAATTGATGTGCCAACACCacatattaaatattaagatTCCACATTGCTTCTGTATGCATGGCACAGTGTTTCCTCACCACTTCCAAATTGATGTCATTTTGACTTGTTACCTCACCCTTTCCAGCCAAATGGCACatggttgagaaccactgcactTCAATTTACAAATCAACCCCAGGACTTTCTGACACGGAGGTGGTAATGTCAACAGGGCAATAGGTTAAAGTAAGAGCAAAATGAAACCTACTAGAGTAAGGCTGAATATATTAAACTCTTCCAGAAGCTGTAAGCAACTTAAGGCACACCATTAGACAATTCACAATTTCCTTTAAATGCTCAGAAAAACCAAAAAACGGTTATGTAAAGGCTAGCAACTGGAGCAATGTATTTGAATACAGGATTATTTAAAAGACCCACCTTTGGGACCCACGACCAGCCCTACAACACGATATGGTACACGCACCTGTGGGGTTGAAATGACACGGGGTAACTATAGACACTTTCAATGTCAAACaaccaaaacataaaacactgagagactcctttataaaaaaaatgtgcttGGATAGTAACATAGACAACATTTAGTTATTATAACAACTGCACTTAATGTGAATCACTGCATAAGaatatgtttaatatttttaacACTGAATGACACTATGACTCCTAATCACATGCTTGCTGACCTGAATGGTAGTCTGTCCAGGTAGAGAGGGGGTTCCAGGACCGGTTGCAACAGACACAGGGCCTGTCTTGTTTCGAGAGGCTCTGATGAGGGAGAAGTGCTCCGCTGCAGACAGGATCTCCCTCTTAGCCATGGCCACATCTTCTTTGCGCCCCGTCACAACAAAGACAGGCTGCTCTCCCCTCACTGGTGTCTTAATGTAGGTGTTGGTCTTGGCTCGAAGTGCCTTAATCTTACAGCCTGTCAGGGGCAAGTGAAAGCGAGACAATGAAAGAGAGGAACGTTGGATCACTTTAAattcacttttaaaatgtaccACCTTGCattacataaacatattaaacttTGATGAACTAATAAAAGACTACAGCATATGCAATTTCAGTTTGCATTCACTAATGCCATTTAAAAGTTGCACAGCTAATACATTAAATATTCCTTTCAGCTGTGGTTGAGAGTCCAGCATCATTACCAGAGCcatttcctgttgttgtcaaCACTGCAGTCTGTGCACCCTCCCCCAACTGTTCTTAAACATAATAACACTATACAAACTCTACCATTGCGTTATGCAAAGTTTATGTAAAAGACCAGACAAATGCGTTGGGTATATATGAAAAGCAGGTCGTGTTTAGTTGTACTGAGAAGCCTTGGTTATGTCACGGAGGCTCCGGAGCTAACTATAACCTACAGCTGATGTGGCAAAGCAATGGTGACCCAACACACTGGTCTTCATGTTCTCTTTCGAGACAAAGCCGAGCCTGGTTTAGCACGGCAAGGCACGACTGAGGACAGGCTCACGGTCCGCGAAGCACAGACAAAACATCCATAATACAGACGAGCTGTCAAAGCGAGAAGACACAGATGGGCCTGATGGTTCATAAAACTTGTGATGCAAACTTTTGGTGAGGGTGTTTGACGAGTGTTGTGTTGACCCAGTTAGGAGGAGTGCTAAGCTAGCTGCTTTCAAGCTAAGTTAACTGTTGTTACCGAATAAGCTAAATGacagtttgatttgattttgatttgaattGTGGGTTAGTGTAATGTTTAAACTATAAACATTATATAACTATAATTCCATATCTAAAATTGTAACAAACATGATTCTAGTGTAACGTTACATCTTATTTGTTTGCTTACTTTACTGCTTCCTGAAGTATCTCCCCACCAAGTTAACGTTACGTCCAAACTTCTATTAACAACTTCGCTAACTAGCTAATGATTTCAAACAAAACCAGCAGAAAGACAACGACGACTCACCCTGCCTGCCCACAATCTCAGCGACGTGCTCGGAGCTCGGCACCGCCACACACTCGGTCGTGTTGACGCTCTTTCGCCGAGCCAACAGCGAAGACTCGGCCTCGTAGCCCGACTCCCCGTACACGCCGGGCGGTAGCATCGCCATGCTGCCAGCCAGTGGTAGGGCGCTGCCGCCGACTCCAGTATCATCCCACTCGTCTCCGTTGTACAACAAGACCGTCTCGACGTGCGGCGGCTCCATCCCCGAGCCGGCCGGCCCGGATGGGAGGTGTTGGCGGTGGCGGGCCTGCGCTAGCATCGAGGAGTCTGCGGCGGCTACAACTTCTGGCTCCTTGTCCTCGGGTGCAGCAGTCATGTTCACCTCATCTCCCGAGGGCGGCCGATGCAGAGGCTTCAAGTCAAGGACCGTACCGAGGAGGTTGAAATGAGAAATTGGGGGAAGGTGGTGGTGATAGTGGAGGCTCTCATCTACTTGTTCGGGAATCTGGCTCTGGGTGCCGTGGTGCTCCTCAAGGCCCATACCGGCGAAAGCGTGCACAAGCGGAGGTGGGACCTCGGACTCTCCCTCGTCGGCCTCCAGCAAAGACGTGCTACTCGGCATGGTGCAAAACTTTTATAATATTGGCGTTAATCGAAAATCGATACGAATAATgattaaaatttgttttggtttacaaaaaataaaaagcgaCCAGCGCCTGTTGGTTGAAATGTGTGtggcttttgttttgtctttcagCTCATGCAGCCCTCCCAACACTGTAATCTCGTATTGCTGGTTCACGCGATACTTTGCTTTGGGGTCAGGGGTCAAacccgttctcttaatacagcCAAATGTagttcttatatactgtctacgTTTATATGGGTCAGTGTATACGAAAGACGCACTCAGTGCGCATCTTGCAGTGGTGTGATGAGAATTATTCATTATAATATattactaattacattttttttaaacacagggTTGATGGGTAGAATGTAAGATAATTGTAAAAGTACATGTTACACACTCCTGTACAGTACGTGGCGGTATGCACCTAAAAGTTGTTCGCAATCCGCCATTaaacaagagaagaagaagaagactctatctatctatctatctatctatctatctatctatctatatatatatatatatatatatatatatatatatatatatatatatatatatatatatatatatatatatatatatatatatatataatctgtatACATACATCATCTGTTGGTTGACTGTAAAATTGATAtgaacagtctatggttggTGCCCATCTGCCCAGGGCTACACACCCCGACACATTTGGGGAATAATTTGGTGAATAAGGCCTAAGACTAGAGACACCATTGTGGCATTTACACTGATACACTCTACACAGACTTGGAGAGATCAAAGATAAAAACAGGAAGAAGTAAAGTTTTATAATAAGGCTTAGATTGAGGGCAAGGATAACatatattagctagctaatgcaTAAGCATTGACTGTAAAATTAATATTAACGGACTATGTACAGAAGCTGTCAATGGACCAATGAGTGCCTGACCCCATGCCAGCTACCTTGTGTCCAAACGTGCTGCCTCTCTAAGCTGGTTTGATGAAAACTGACTTTTAAGTAAAAAGCAACCTCAAATACAACAGATGGCTTCTGGATAGTTGATATAGAGATTATACAGTCTTTCAAATAATTGGTTGTCAATGTCCACTAACAAGCTGAAAAAGCCTGACAGCAGATGCCCTCCACTGGAAGTTAACTAAGGAGGAGTCTGTGGGGCACCAGATATTCAGTGACTGTGGTGGCAACAACCATCCTCTATATGCAGTGGTCTGTTGGACCAGTGTCATCTTAGGTGCAAAAAGACCCTATCCTGGGATGTCTGCTGTACTCCATAGATGAAAATTTAACAGAAAATTATGAATTGTCATTACACATCCAACCCCCTGAAAGAAGTCCCCTATCCTGcaggtctttttttaaatctctgctTCAGTGAGGCACTGTTCTCAGTACGTTGTCCACAATACCCCAGAGTGTACTGTAGGTCAATCACTTCATAAGGGTTGATGTTGGGTATTTTGCTACTGTACCACATGCTTCCTATCGTCGTGACCATCATCATCAGTGCCTTGCACATAGATTTCATGCATGAAGATACAACCCGCCACAAACAtctcataacaaaaaaaaaggtagcaTAGAATACCCTATACCCTATCAGTTCTTACGAGCACAACATAAAAGAACATGGATAAGAATACATACATTAAAGAACACGGAGAACagtaaaacataaacataaaagagcagtaaaaaactatttcaaaaaaacatatattaaaGAGAATATAAAACAGCTACAATAATAATGGTCCTTACATAAACTTGGGCACTACCAagaaattgtgtcataactgGAGGCTTTATCAAATGATGATGATTAGCCTAATCATCATCATTTGATAAAGCCTAAGCATATTAGGACTATAGTCACAGTCAGATTTTGTatgtgtggatttttttttaatctaggCTATCAAACCTTTAAGTAAATTTACCGTATCGTATAAACTGCTTAACAAAACATAATGTTCAGATGTAGTATAATGTCTAACCACAAAGTGGCAGCCACGTTGGAGTGTATTGTAAAGGCAGCTACGCTTCTCTAGTATGTGTTGGTCTGGTGGTGGACGTGGCCATCCTCTTCTTTCTAGACCCATTAGAGAGAGAAGGGGGCGGGCTTTTACAGATGACAGCCAATCCTGTGTCACGTTTGTAAAACGCTATTTAGTTAGCATTAGTCGCATCCGGGTGAGCGCTTTAAGGTGAGTAAGCTAATGCTGagacaaaataacatgaatTAAGAAATGTTAATGTTTGAATTTACCTTAACTTCAATGACCACGAAATCGCCCATAATACACAATTACACTAGCCATAAGAAAATGTTACAAATCCATAGTAGCTTTCTGTCTCTAAAATATAAACGCCAacaagctagctagttaccgttagcttTAAGCTAACAAATTGATATCAATGTCCGGGTTTGCTTTGTCATTTTTGTCTTCTTTCGTCCCTCGCTATTGATTTTAGTTTAAAGTCTGCTAATGTTTATTTCGGCAGGTCCGCTCAGGTTTTTACTTTGAAGCTTGGCTCTCGGACATCAGGATGTACGGATCCTTTCGGGTGCTGTTGCAGGTGCTGTCGGCCCAGCTGCTCTGTGTATGGGTGCTGGGCTCCGAGCTAACCTTTGAGCTGCCAGACAACGCCAAACAGTGTTTCTACGAGGACATCATCATCGGCACCAAGTGTACACTGGAGTTTCAGGTGGGTCTTCTTTCGGCCCAAAGTTCAGCCCTCTAGCCTTATTTATCGTCCTAATGAGGAAGTTCTCATTTTAAAAGTGTATATCAGAGTCCCGACTGTCATCTGGATGGCAGTATCAGGCTTCAAAGATCAGCAGCGTTATATCAACAGTTATCTCACTGATGAATACATGGtcaactttttaaaatataaggACAAAcctatttttttccttttaaacaCACAGGAGCTTTTGTCTGTCCCATTGTCTTTATTAATGTAGCAGGGATACTCCTTGCATAAAGTATTGTTTGCTCAAACAGGTAGATTTTGTCCGCATTAACAATTCCTATAACATACATCTGAATGTTGCACTAGTTAGCAggtttttgtatattttatttataacatAAACCATATGATTTACATCATGTATTTCCATATACATCTGTGAGtgccagtttttgtttttttgataagcaataattcattattaattattgTTTTAAAGTCTCTTCATCCCAGTCTGTCATGCTTAAATTTGAGATCTTAAATAATTGAGAACATGTATTTTTAGATAGTTATTGGATTGTGTTGTAGTCAAATACTGCATTTGATTTTGATGTGACAATCATGACATGAGTTTTGTCCACGTAGTCCAACCCTCTTCTTTGTCTCTTTACTACTTGACACAATGTGTGATGGCTTGAAAGGTGGTGACCGGTGGCCATTATGATGTGGACTGTCGTTTGGAGGACCCAGAAGGCACTACACTCTACAAGGAGATGAAGAAGCAATATGACAGCTTTACCTTCACAGCAGCCAAGAATGGCACCTACAAGTTCTGCTTCAGTAACGAGTTCTCCACCTTCACACACAAGACGGTTTACTTTGACTTCCAGGTTGGCGATGACCCTCCACTCTTCCCCAATGAGAACAGAGTCACTGCCCTCACTCaggtaaactgtgtgtgtgaggatgcAAAAGCTTAAtcattatatagtatatagcatGCAAGTGTATACATGCTTTTTGTAACTCTGACATAAacccgatttgtttttaaagacttAAAAACTACAGGCTCGTTTTCCAGACAGCTTGTTGTACAACATGAGATTATACATTTTTCCACATCTCTCTTACTCTGCTGTTGGTTTCATAGCACCTGTTAGGGCTTAGGGTGGTACTACTAGGTTCTTATTAGTACATGGTGTCTTCTTCAAATTCCCAGCCATGCTCCACCTAATTTCTAACCTGAAAAGAGGTTTAACCTGCTGTAATGACAGAAACACCTGTTTGGCTGTGCTCGGCTCTAGTTAGTTTTAACCAggacaaatatgtttttattcaacacCCACAGTGAGTAATGTTTTAATATGCCTATTATGTTTTCctgatgtttgttttctccTGGCAGAATAACCgatgaaaaacagaaaagcacAGTGTGTGCTGCAAGGCTCGAGGGGCTGGTTACTGCTAGATGAACATGTagtcagaaaaaataaataaatcacaagtgtgtgtgtgtggtatgatCGAaccaaaataaagaataagactGATAATATTATTGCGGGCTCAAAAAGTCTGATTAACATAAATGTATGACTCTTCATTTTACAAGTTGGTGgatgttttaactttttgttCTGTCTAGTTTGTGAAAGAAAGATAgaattttcttcttcttagtTGGTCAATCATTAATTTCCAGCAACAgtctatattattatatatatatatatatattttttttttataccattCTAGATGGAATCAGCTTGCGTATCCATCCACGAGGCCCTGAAGTCGGTCATCGACTACCAGACTCACTTCCGCCTCCGTGAGGCCCAGGGACGCAGTCGGGCGGAGGACCTCAACACCCGTGTTGCATTCTGGTCCATCGGAGAGGCCATTATTCTTCTGGTGGTCAGCATCAGCCAGGTGGTCCTGCTTAGAAGCTTCTTTTCTGACAGAAAGACCACTACAACACGCGTTGGATCGTAACGGTCTCTGAGCCCCGGAATCTAATTCATCCCTTTCTTTATCCGTACCTGGACTGGTGTGCATAGAGTGGGTTAGAATATCAGTGCTGATCTAAAATTGGATCATATCAAACTGCCAGGTTGTACAATCTGACATGTCGTCTTCATTCTGCACTGGTATTCTTACAAACATTATGCAAATGAGTCTTGAAGTCTAAAAGATTAAATACGTTTAAAATGGTTGTGAGGGGTAAAATGGAAAACCTGAAGGAAGGTTTTCTTGTTTGTGTTGCTTGTACCATCTGTATTGGAGGCAGTTCAAGGTTTTATAGTTGAAGCAAACCCTAAATAATTTGAAGTAGAGCTCGGCAATGTGGAgaatatcaaatatcacaatattttggaccaaatagcttgatatcgatataacaacgatattgtagggttgccTATTGGTGCTTTTGCAAAGTATTTACAGAATGAGATTTTTTTGACAAATAATCAGACGTACCagagatataatgactaagtggttaaaggcaaataatagaatagCTAGAAGTaaggtaagttcagaaaatgtagAACCAGGAAAAGACGACACTTAgtatattacgatatccaaaatttaagaagatatcttttatcacaatattgataaattgcccagccctactttaaatatttgaaataatttCTAAATGTGTTCTGATTTTATTTGTGTTCTTTTTTCCCCCCGTCATCTCAAACCCTCTCTTCTTGATCCGTTTCATTTTTCAGCCCAAAATGTGCACTGAAATAACAGAGTGGAATTTGTGACTAAATGTATATAATGTAAGGTTTATGGTTTTGTTTATTTCCTTGCATGCAAAGCATTGGGTCTCCAAAACCACACTGGCAAGGCAAAGAGTGGTTCCCCCACAAACGTTGCATTTGGTCatgaaaaatgttgcttttttttcattttctttattaaaTCTCGCTGTATTAAGTGAGAGTAGATTTTgtgttgtgggttttttttttttaaagattattttgtgggcattttcagcctttattttaacatgacagctgaagacatgaaaggggagagagagggggcggggggaatgacatgcagcaaagggtcggaGTCAAACCGTGGCCCTCTGCgccaaggagtaaacctctatgtatGGGTGCcggctctaccaactgagttaTCTGTGCACCCGTTGTGTTGTGCTTTTATCAGCTTTGTCATTTTAGATGAGTTATAAGAATATGCTGTATTCAGAGTAAGCCATCCTTTAATATTAGCTTGAAACCGTTTTTATTTGGGTTGAAGGATTGAGTTTAGAGATACAGATGGTCTCCCTTAAGTGACTGCAGAATCAATTCCTtacaaaaaaatagtttttgctATTTGTATTCCATTTGTACATCGGGGTAAAGTCATGCTTCAGTTTGAACACGCCTAGGTGAATTATTTCCTAAACATGTTATAATTATCTATGTGACTTAATGTCGAAGGCAAAAAAAATTTATTCTTTTGAAAATGACACATTTGAGTGTTAAGTGGCAATGCCAGCAGTTTTTAGtgcaccaatttaaaaaaacaaaaacaaactttgtcTTTCACTTGTTCCTTACAATGTTACATCTAGTTCTTGCTGTTTAAAGTGTAAACACTTATTTATCTTGTAGGCTGATATTGCTCTTGGTTTTCTACAGCACTGTTGTAAAAATGAATGTTTTGCAAAATATTGCTGGAATATAAGGTAATTCCAGTAACTTTGAGTTGTAGTTGTAATTTGAAATTGTGCTCCCTGACTGCCTACTCAATTAATTTTCTAAAGGAACAGGGAGGAAGATTTAGACAGCTTAAATCTAATATGTCTATATATAATATGACTGGTTCCTAACATATGAGGCTGCTTAGTTCAACCTGGTAGTGTCGCTTCAGCCAGGAGTCAGTCATTGGGTCATTCTTTCTCTCACTATTCACTGATTTGCAAATTCAGCTCTTAGACACAGGAATGAATGCTGAAACATGGAATATCTGAGTATACTGTGGTCATTTTGAAGTTCACCTGTAGAATTGAATGTGACTCTGAACAGAACACCTCTGGCAAAGCTAGAAGACATCACTGTTGTAATGTGAGATAAATATAACTTTTATATTCATAAGACAGACTTTTACACCTTACCCACTGAAAGAAACcaaaaat contains:
- the tmed7 gene encoding transmembrane emp24 domain-containing protein 7, producing the protein MYGSFRVLLQVLSAQLLCVWVLGSELTFELPDNAKQCFYEDIIIGTKCTLEFQVVTGGHYDVDCRLEDPEGTTLYKEMKKQYDSFTFTAAKNGTYKFCFSNEFSTFTHKTVYFDFQVGDDPPLFPNENRVTALTQMESACVSIHEALKSVIDYQTHFRLREAQGRSRAEDLNTRVAFWSIGEAIILLVVSISQVVLLRSFFSDRKTTTTRVGS
- the LOC114555127 gene encoding RNA-binding protein MEX3B yields the protein MPSSTSLLEADEGESEVPPPLVHAFAGMGLEEHHGTQSQIPEQVDESLHYHHHLPPISHFNLLGTVLDLKPLHRPPSGDEVNMTAAPEDKEPEVVAAADSSMLAQARHRQHLPSGPAGSGMEPPHVETVLLYNGDEWDDTGVGGSALPLAGSMAMLPPGVYGESGYEAESSLLARRKSVNTTECVAVPSSEHVAEIVGRQGCKIKALRAKTNTYIKTPVRGEQPVFVVTGRKEDVAMAKREILSAAEHFSLIRASRNKTGPVSVATGPGTPSLPGQTTIQVRVPYRVVGLVVGPKGATIKRIQQQTHTYIVTPSRDKEPVFEVTGMPENVDRARDEIEAHIALRTGTCGSIEAPGVDNNDFQFNGTDVSFENSATTAGLGEAGWLHAGASSQSGGLLPMSINGTQRINSNINSGVRMSSTYRNDSSSSLGSGSSSADSVHGGGNGNRVADLSPTCQFNANANNNNSNGSNTSFWFGDSLVPVGSEELVSLGGGGSTSGFDPLTISTAQASHPSAQPQIWNPFVDHQPTQAFDACQSQTSQPGTPRLSPTFSGTEALEHPQAQRVHRGPFGSAGTLDAHRFPSYSSAFSSSSESTASSSSPPESSLSYRPGLGSAGRGQEICIHCMDNQVIAALVPCGHNLFCLDCATHICQGPGAVCPVCLSPVTQAIQLRNM